A single Opisthocomus hoazin isolate bOpiHoa1 chromosome 1, bOpiHoa1.hap1, whole genome shotgun sequence DNA region contains:
- the CLN5 gene encoding bis(monoacylglycero)phosphate synthase CLN5, with product MGAARRSRLLLLPLLPLLLPLTAAGRGPRWAGGARLPQRRWPVPYRRFDYRPKTDPYCQARYTFCPTGSAIPVMKEEDVIEVYRLQAPVWEFKYGDLLGHLKIMHDAVGFKSSLTGKNYTMEWYELFQLGNCTFPHLRPGMDAPFWCNQGAACFFEGIDDAHWKENGTLVLVTTISGTMFNEMAKWVKYDNETGIYYETWTVQASPDKQSVVWFDSYECSKFILRTYQKLADLGAVFKKIQTNYTSIILFSGEPMYLGNETSIFGPLGNKTLAAAIRDFYYPFKPHRTVGEFFVDLLKIIDRVILNGQFYLFYNLEYWFLPMKFPYLKVIYEEVPLPTGSKTSFGV from the exons ATGGGCGCCGCCCGCCGCTCgcgcctgctcctgctgccgctgctcccgctgctgctgccgctgacagcggcggggagggggccgcgctGGGCCGGGGGGGCCCGCTTGCCGCAGCGGCGGTGGCCGGTGCCGTACAG GCGCTTCGATTACCGTCCAAAAACTGATCCTTACTGCCAAGCTCGTTACACCTTCTGTCCCACTGGCTCTGCCATTCCAGTTATGAAAGAAGAGGATGTCATTGAAGTTTATCGATTACAGGCTCCAGTATGGGAATTCAAATATGGTGACCTACTAGGACATTTG aaaaTTATGCATGATGCTGTGGGTTTCAAGAGCTCTCTAACAGGCAAAAACTACACAATGGAGTGGTATGAGCTCTTCCAACTTGGGAACTGCACATTTCCACACCTCCGGCCTGGCATGGACGCACCGTTCTGGTGTAACCAGGGAGCTGCCTGCTTTTTTGAAGGAATAGATGATGCACACTGGAAGGAAAATGGAACTTTAGTTCTCGTGACTACAATATCAG GAACCATGTTTAATGAAATGGCAAAATGGGTAAAATACGACAACGAGACTGGCATTTACTATGAGACCTGGACAGTTCAAGCAAGTCCTGACAAACAATCAGTAGTGTGGTTTGACTCTTACGAATGCTCTAAATTCATACTGAGAACGTACCAGAAGCTAGCTGACTTAGGAGCTGTGTTTAAGAAGATACAAACAAACTATACGAGCATAATTTTATTCAGTGGAGAACCTATGTATTTGGGAAATGAAACATCTATTTTTGGACCACTAGGAAACAAGACATTAGCAGCAGCTATAAGAGACTTCTACTATCCATTCAAACCCCATCGGACAGTTGGAGAGTTTTTTGtggatcttttaaaaataattgatcGTGTCATCTTGAATGGTCAGTTTTACCTCTTCTACAACTTGGAATACTGGTTTTTACCTATGAAGTTCCCTTATCTCAAAGTAATTTATGAAGAGGTCCCTCTGCCTACTGGAAGCAAAACATCCTTTGGTGTCTAA
- the FBXL3 gene encoding F-box/LRR-repeat protein 3 produces the protein MKRGRKTNEASSSSSEEATEKESKRHKAVDKKGAVAQSPDWANLLQDIILQVFQYLPLLDRAHASQVCRSWNQVFHMPDLWRCFEFELNQPATSYLRATHPELIKQIIKRHSNHLQYVSFKVDSSKESAEAACDILSQLVNCSLKTLGLISTARPSFMDLPKSHFISALTVVFVNSKSLSSLKIDDTPVDDPSLKVLVANNSDTLKLLKMSSCPHVSPAGILCVADQCHGLRELALNYHLLSDELLLALSSEKHVRLEHLRIDVVSENPGQTQFHTIQKSSWDAFIKHSPKVNLVMYFFLYEEEFDPFFRYEIPVTHLYFGRSVSKDVLGRVGMTCPRLVELVVCANGLRPLDEELIRIAERCKYLSAVGLGECEVSCSAFVEFVKMCGGRLSQLSIMEEVLIPDQKYSLEQIHWEVSKHLGRVWFPDMMPTW, from the exons ATGAAACGAGGAAGGAAAACTAATGAGGCCAGCAGCAGTTCATCTGAAGAGGCAACCGAGAAAGAATCCAAGAGACACAAGGCTGTAGACAAGAAAGGGGCGGTTGCGCAGAGTCCTGACTGGGCGAACCTGCTGCAGGACATCATCCTGCAGGTGTTTCAGTACTTGCCCCTTCTGGATCGTGCTCATGCGTCGCAGGTCTGCCGGAGCTGGAACCAAGTGTTTCATATGCCTGATCTCTGGAGGTGCTTCGAGTTTGAACTGAATCAACCAGCTACGTCTTACTTGAGGGCGACGCATCCTGAACTAATCAAGCAAATAATAAAGAGGCATTCCAACCACCTGCAGTATGTAAGCTTCAAG GTGGACAGTAGCAAGGAATCTGCAGAAGCGGCTTGTGATATTTTATCGCAGCTTGTGAATTGCTCGCTGAAAACACTTGGGCTAATCTCAACTGCCCGGCCAAGCTTCATGGATTTACCAAAG tctcacTTTATTTCTGCACTGACAGTGGTGTTCGTAAACTCCAAATCCCTCTCGTCACTGAAGATTGACGATACGCCAGTAGACGATCCATCTCTCAAAGTGTTAGTGGCTAACAACAGTGACACTCTCAAACTGTTAAAAATGAGCAGTTGTCCTCATGTTTCTCCAGCTG GCATCCTTTGCGTGGCTGACCAGTGTCACGGCTTACGGGAGCTGGCGCTGAACTACCACCTGCTGAGCGACGAGCTGCTGCTCGCTTTGTCTTCGGAAAAACACGTCCGGTTAGAACACTTGCGCATTGACGTCGTCAGCGAAAATCCTGGACAGACTCAGTTCCACACGATTCAGAAGAGCAGCTGGGACGCTTTCATCAAGCATTCTCCTAAAGTGAACTTAGTAATGTACTTTTTCTTGTACGAGGAAGAGTTTGACCCGTTCTTTCGTTACGAAATACCCGTCACGCACCTTTACTTCGGAAGATCGGTGAGCAAAGACGTGCTGGGCCGCGTCGGGATGACGTGTCCTCGGTTAGTTGAACTGGTGGTGTGCGCCAACGGATTGCGGCCCCTGGACGAGGAGCTGATCCGGATTGCGGAACGTTGCAAGTATCTGTCAGCCGTCGGCCTCGGAGAGTGCGAAGTCTCTTGCAGTGCCTTTGTGGAGTTTGTGAAGATGTGTGGCGGTCGTCTCTCTCAGCTTTCTATTATGGAGGAAGTTTTGATTCCTGACCAGAAGTACAGCTTGGAGCAGATCCACTGGGAAGTGTCAAAGCATCTCGGTAGAGTCTGGTTCCCAGACATGATGCCCACGTGGTAA